In Streptomyces chartreusis, the following proteins share a genomic window:
- a CDS encoding acyl carrier protein: MTTEVNQVTFADLAALMKKGAGVTVDPKELESRADAPFGEFGLDSLGLLGIVGELENRHGRALPTDAERCKSPRAFLDLVNGALTTGA; the protein is encoded by the coding sequence ATGACCACCGAAGTGAACCAAGTGACCTTCGCAGATCTGGCCGCGCTGATGAAGAAGGGCGCCGGCGTGACCGTCGACCCGAAGGAGCTGGAGAGCCGGGCGGACGCCCCCTTCGGCGAGTTCGGACTGGACTCGCTCGGCCTCCTCGGCATCGTCGGCGAGCTGGAGAACCGGCACGGGCGGGCGCTGCCCACCGACGCCGAGCGCTGCAAGAGCCCCCGCGCCTTCCTCGACCTCGTCAACGGCGCCCTCACGACAGGAGCCTGA
- a CDS encoding ketosynthase chain-length factor produces MSGPRARRTAVTGIGVVAPNGLHADTYWKNVKEGASVLDRVTREGCEHLPLRVAGEVRGFDPTALIEETFLVQTDKFTHFALAAADAALKDAGLSQDAWADAPYSVGVVTAAGSGGGEFGQRELQKLWGQGSRFVGPYQSIAWFYAASTGQISIRKGFKGPCGVVASDEAGGLDAVAHAARFVARGTDAVVVGAAEAPLAPYSGVCQLGYRELSTVEDPARAYRPFTSAACGFVPAEGGAVLVVEDLERARRRDTTVRATVAGHAATFTGASRWDRSREGLAHAIRGALDEAGCAPEEIDVVFADALGVPEADRAEALALADALGPHGTRVPVTAPKAGIGRSYCGAPLLDIVAAVQAMEHGQIPPTPGVFDICHDIDLVTATARPAELRTALVLSRGLMGSNAALVLRRGPAQDA; encoded by the coding sequence ATGAGTGGTCCACGCGCCCGGCGGACAGCCGTCACGGGCATCGGCGTGGTCGCCCCGAACGGCCTGCACGCCGACACGTACTGGAAGAACGTCAAGGAGGGCGCGAGCGTCCTGGACCGGGTCACCCGGGAGGGCTGCGAGCACCTGCCGCTCCGCGTCGCCGGCGAGGTACGGGGATTCGACCCGACGGCGCTGATCGAGGAGACCTTCCTCGTCCAGACCGACAAGTTCACCCACTTCGCGCTCGCGGCCGCCGACGCCGCCCTGAAGGACGCGGGGCTCTCCCAGGACGCCTGGGCCGACGCCCCGTACTCCGTCGGTGTCGTCACCGCGGCCGGGTCCGGCGGCGGCGAGTTCGGTCAGCGCGAACTCCAGAAGCTGTGGGGCCAGGGCTCCCGGTTCGTCGGGCCGTACCAGTCCATCGCCTGGTTCTACGCGGCCAGCACCGGCCAGATCTCCATCCGCAAGGGTTTCAAGGGCCCCTGTGGTGTGGTGGCCAGCGACGAGGCGGGCGGCCTGGACGCCGTCGCGCACGCCGCCCGGTTCGTCGCCCGTGGCACGGACGCGGTCGTCGTCGGCGCCGCCGAGGCCCCGCTCGCCCCGTACTCGGGGGTCTGCCAGCTCGGCTACCGCGAGCTCAGCACCGTCGAGGACCCGGCCCGCGCCTACCGCCCCTTCACCTCGGCGGCCTGCGGCTTCGTACCCGCCGAGGGCGGTGCCGTGCTGGTCGTGGAGGACCTGGAGCGGGCCCGGCGCCGGGACACGACGGTCCGCGCCACCGTCGCCGGACACGCCGCCACCTTCACCGGCGCCTCGCGCTGGGACCGGTCGCGGGAGGGGCTCGCGCACGCCATCCGCGGTGCCCTCGACGAGGCCGGCTGCGCCCCGGAGGAGATCGACGTGGTCTTCGCCGACGCGCTCGGCGTCCCCGAGGCCGACCGCGCCGAGGCGCTCGCCCTCGCCGACGCCCTCGGCCCGCACGGCACCCGCGTGCCGGTCACGGCCCCCAAGGCCGGCATCGGGCGGTCGTACTGCGGCGCGCCCCTGCTGGACATCGTGGCCGCGGTGCAGGCCATGGAGCACGGGCAGATCCCGCCGACGCCGGGTGTCTTCGACATCTGTCACGACATCGACCTGGTGACCGCCACGGCACGCCCGGCCGAGCTGCGCACGGCCCTCGTCCTCAGCCGGGGACTCATGGGCTCCAACGCGGCACTGGTCCTTCGCCGGGGCCCGGCGCAGGACGCCTAG
- a CDS encoding beta-ketoacyl-[acyl-carrier-protein] synthase family protein has product MTRRRVAVTGIGVVAPGGIGVPAFWDLLSNGRTATRGITLFDPEGLRSRIAAECDFDPLAHGLDADIGERADRYIQFALAAAQEAVTDSGVDFAAEDPWRVAVSLGSAVGGTTRLEHDYVLVSAGGQRWDVDHRAAEPQLHRAFSPSTLAADVAERFGAQGPVQTVSTGCTSGLDAVGYAFHTIEEGRADICLAGASDSPISPITMACFDAIKATSPNNDDPEHASRPFDAHRDGFVMGEGAAVLVLEDLEHARARGAHVYCEISGYATFGNAYHMTGLTSEGLEMARAIDEALDHARVNPTEIDYVNAHGSGTRQNDRHETAAVKKSLGSHAYETPMSSIKSMVGHSLGAIGAIEVVACVLALARQVVPPTANYETPDPECDLDYVPRTARSRRLDNVLSVGSGFGGFQSAVLLTGQSGRSRR; this is encoded by the coding sequence ATGACCCGGCGGCGCGTGGCGGTCACCGGCATAGGTGTGGTCGCCCCCGGCGGGATCGGGGTCCCGGCGTTCTGGGACCTCCTGTCCAACGGCCGTACGGCGACCCGCGGCATCACCCTGTTCGACCCCGAGGGCCTGCGCTCGCGGATAGCCGCCGAGTGCGACTTCGACCCGCTCGCGCACGGACTCGACGCGGACATCGGCGAACGTGCCGACCGGTACATACAGTTCGCCCTGGCCGCGGCCCAGGAGGCCGTGACCGACAGCGGTGTCGACTTCGCCGCGGAGGACCCCTGGCGCGTTGCCGTGTCCCTGGGCAGCGCGGTGGGCGGCACCACCCGCCTCGAGCACGACTACGTCCTGGTCAGCGCGGGCGGACAGCGCTGGGACGTCGACCATCGCGCCGCCGAGCCCCAGTTGCACCGGGCGTTCTCGCCCAGCACGCTGGCGGCCGACGTCGCCGAACGGTTCGGCGCCCAGGGCCCGGTGCAGACCGTGTCCACCGGCTGCACCTCCGGGCTCGACGCCGTGGGCTACGCCTTCCACACCATCGAGGAGGGCCGCGCCGACATCTGCCTCGCCGGGGCCTCGGACTCCCCGATCTCCCCGATCACCATGGCCTGCTTCGACGCCATCAAGGCCACGTCGCCCAACAACGACGACCCGGAGCACGCCTCCCGCCCCTTCGACGCCCACCGCGACGGCTTCGTGATGGGCGAGGGCGCGGCCGTCCTCGTACTGGAGGACCTGGAGCACGCACGCGCCCGCGGCGCGCACGTCTACTGCGAGATCAGCGGCTACGCCACCTTCGGCAACGCCTACCACATGACCGGTCTGACCAGTGAGGGCCTGGAGATGGCGAGGGCCATCGACGAGGCGCTCGACCACGCGCGAGTGAACCCGACGGAGATCGACTACGTCAACGCGCACGGCTCCGGCACCCGCCAGAACGACCGGCACGAGACCGCGGCGGTGAAGAAGTCCCTGGGCTCGCACGCCTACGAGACGCCCATGAGCTCCATCAAGTCCATGGTGGGCCACTCGCTCGGCGCGATCGGCGCGATCGAGGTCGTGGCCTGTGTCCTCGCGCTGGCCCGGCAGGTGGTCCCGCCGACGGCCAACTACGAGACCCCGGACCCCGAGTGCGACCTGGACTACGTCCCGCGCACCGCACGCTCCCGCCGGCTCGACAACGTGCTCTCCGTGGGCAGCGGCTTCGGCGGGTTCCAGTCCGCGGTGCTCCTGACGGGGCAGAGTGGGAGGAGTCGACGATGA
- a CDS encoding cupin domain-containing protein, which yields MDKMRPRVVDLNEIEPNRKRGGDLRTLLTPVTVGATSGFMGLAIMRPGERISEHYHPYSEEFIYVVEGRLEVDLDGETFPLRADQGLMIPIDMRHRFRNVGDEEARMIFHLSPLAPNPKLGHVDTEAPEISDDVKPYPLVQAEGAQPERPGVLS from the coding sequence ATGGACAAGATGCGCCCGCGCGTCGTGGACCTCAACGAGATCGAGCCCAACCGCAAGCGCGGCGGCGACCTTCGCACCCTGCTCACCCCTGTCACGGTGGGTGCGACGAGCGGCTTCATGGGCCTGGCCATCATGCGGCCCGGCGAACGCATCAGCGAGCACTACCACCCGTACTCCGAGGAGTTCATCTACGTCGTCGAGGGCCGGCTTGAGGTCGACCTGGATGGCGAAACGTTTCCTCTCCGTGCCGACCAGGGCCTCATGATCCCCATCGACATGCGGCACCGCTTCCGCAACGTCGGTGACGAGGAAGCCCGGATGATCTTCCATCTGAGCCCGCTGGCGCCCAACCCGAAGCTCGGCCACGTGGACACCGAGGCCCCGGAGATCAGCGACGACGTCAAGCCCTACCCGCTCGTCCAGGCGGAGGGCGCGCAGCCGGAACGCCCAGGGGTGCTGTCATGA
- a CDS encoding SchA/CurD-like domain-containing protein, protein MTTSPYTSQSAFDGSRMRVLLLVDLHEGAQQQFLDAYEQMRDRVASIPGHLGDQVCQSVENPSQWVITSEWETAPPYLAWVNSDDHLETVRPLQRCVKELRSMRYGIVRETGVDRPRAGALQSAPREGDGVIRHALTFTVKPGSESKVAEILAGYAPPESRVDAATRLRRTTLFMHGNRVVRTVEVEGDLTAALRHVSRQPEVRAVEEAINPYLEQDRDLTDPESARNFFIRAAMPPVHHVARGGPEPGDLRREALYYPAKQGCGMALARLLARQDEAAAADPASPVHRSTVFQREDIVVRLIDVQGDPETDPVMALGIQGPRKAAVLARLLDGEALGVAGPLTGARDANRLLSHAGMALITDRWAAQS, encoded by the coding sequence ATGACCACTTCGCCCTACACGTCCCAGTCGGCGTTCGACGGCTCCAGGATGCGCGTCCTCCTGCTCGTCGACCTCCACGAGGGTGCCCAGCAACAGTTCCTGGACGCGTACGAGCAGATGCGTGACCGTGTCGCCTCCATTCCCGGTCACCTCGGTGACCAGGTGTGCCAGTCCGTGGAGAACCCCTCCCAGTGGGTCATCACGAGCGAATGGGAGACCGCCCCGCCGTACCTCGCCTGGGTGAACAGCGACGATCACCTGGAGACGGTCCGGCCGCTGCAGCGCTGCGTCAAGGAGCTGCGCTCGATGCGCTACGGCATCGTCCGCGAGACCGGCGTCGACCGGCCCCGCGCCGGCGCACTGCAGTCGGCGCCGCGCGAGGGCGACGGCGTGATCCGCCATGCACTGACCTTCACCGTCAAGCCCGGCTCCGAGTCCAAGGTCGCCGAGATCCTCGCCGGGTACGCGCCGCCGGAGTCCCGCGTCGACGCCGCCACGCGGCTGCGCCGCACCACCTTGTTCATGCACGGCAACCGGGTGGTGCGCACCGTCGAGGTGGAGGGCGACCTGACCGCGGCGCTGCGCCACGTCTCCCGCCAGCCCGAGGTGCGGGCCGTCGAGGAGGCCATCAACCCCTATCTGGAGCAGGACCGGGACCTGACCGATCCCGAGTCCGCACGGAACTTCTTCATCCGTGCCGCCATGCCGCCCGTCCACCACGTGGCGCGCGGCGGCCCGGAACCCGGCGACCTCAGGCGCGAGGCCCTGTACTACCCGGCCAAACAGGGCTGCGGGATGGCGCTGGCCCGGCTGCTCGCCCGGCAGGACGAGGCGGCCGCGGCCGACCCCGCGTCCCCCGTCCACCGCAGCACCGTCTTCCAGCGCGAGGACATCGTCGTCCGCCTCATCGACGTACAGGGCGACCCCGAGACCGATCCGGTGATGGCGCTCGGCATCCAAGGCCCCAGGAAGGCCGCCGTCCTGGCCCGTCTGCTGGACGGCGAGGCGCTCGGCGTCGCCGGACCGCTCACCGGTGCACGGGACGCCAACCGCCTCCTGTCGCACGCCGGCATGGCGCTGATCACCGACCGCTGGGCCGCGCAGTCCTGA
- a CDS encoding MTH1187 family thiamine-binding protein has product MIVAFSVTPLGVGEDVGEYVADAVRVVRESGLPNRTDAMFTSIEGDWDEVMDVVRRAVAAVEARAPRVSLVLKADIRPGVTDGLTSKVETVERHLAE; this is encoded by the coding sequence ATGATCGTCGCGTTTTCCGTGACCCCGCTCGGCGTCGGCGAGGACGTGGGGGAGTACGTCGCCGACGCCGTCCGTGTGGTCCGGGAGTCGGGTCTGCCCAACCGCACCGACGCGATGTTCACCTCCATCGAGGGTGACTGGGACGAGGTCATGGACGTCGTCCGGCGTGCCGTCGCCGCCGTCGAGGCGCGGGCGCCGCGGGTGTCCCTGGTCCTGAAGGCGGACATCCGTCCCGGTGTGACGGACGGTCTCACCTCCAAGGTGGAGACGGTCGAGCGCCACCTCGCCGAGTAG
- a CDS encoding DUF3817 domain-containing protein has translation MDIKTATALRRLRLVSAPEAVSFLLLLVCSVLKRTTDFNAVPVMGMVHGVLFVLYVVFWADAWNRAKWPLRTAALYFVLSVLPTGGFFADRRLRREAEDAVIASRARKEGVVGA, from the coding sequence GTGGACATCAAGACCGCCACCGCCCTCCGCCGCCTCCGCCTCGTCTCGGCCCCCGAGGCGGTGTCGTTCCTGCTCCTGCTCGTCTGCTCGGTGCTGAAGCGGACCACGGACTTCAACGCGGTGCCCGTGATGGGCATGGTCCACGGCGTGCTCTTCGTCCTGTACGTGGTCTTCTGGGCGGACGCCTGGAACCGCGCCAAGTGGCCGCTGAGGACCGCGGCCCTCTACTTCGTCCTCTCCGTCCTGCCGACCGGCGGCTTCTTCGCCGACCGCAGGCTCCGGCGTGAGGCCGAGGACGCGGTCATCGCCTCCCGCGCCCGCAAGGAAGGGGTCGTGGGCGCATGA
- a CDS encoding DUF6191 domain-containing protein, whose product MQFLFFMTLPGLVVLLTVLAFVDQLLMRAGRAGRLPWRNHARQGQISATGFEQLHASFSPGKQSELEERRSALVMRDDEEDGAPPRSTVDLRGGTAVIRLRTDETRRAGT is encoded by the coding sequence GTGCAGTTCCTCTTCTTCATGACCCTGCCGGGGCTCGTGGTGCTGCTCACCGTGCTGGCCTTCGTCGATCAGCTGCTGATGCGGGCCGGCCGGGCCGGGCGGCTGCCCTGGCGCAACCACGCAAGGCAGGGCCAGATCTCCGCGACCGGCTTCGAGCAGCTGCACGCCTCGTTCTCCCCCGGCAAGCAGAGCGAGCTGGAGGAGCGGCGCAGCGCCCTGGTAATGCGGGACGACGAGGAGGACGGGGCGCCGCCGAGGTCGACGGTGGACCTGCGCGGCGGGACGGCCGTCATCCGACTGCGAACGGACGAAACCCGCCGAGCCGGGACCTAA
- a CDS encoding AIM24 family protein, which produces MFRLQGSKVLAVDMTGDAVKAKNGSMVAYDGQMAFKKMSGGGEGLRGMVTRRLTGEQMTVMEVKGHGTCWFADRASEINLVNLQGDKLYVESSNLLATDAGLRTGTSFTGLRGASQGNGLFTTTVEGHGQAALMSDGPAVVLRVSAQYPLTVDPGAYVAHQGNLRQSFQSGVTFRTLMGEGGGEAFQIRFEGDGLVYVQPSERNTIAGDV; this is translated from the coding sequence ATGTTCCGACTCCAGGGCAGCAAGGTTCTCGCCGTCGACATGACCGGGGACGCCGTGAAGGCGAAGAACGGCTCGATGGTCGCGTACGACGGGCAGATGGCCTTCAAGAAGATGAGCGGCGGCGGTGAGGGTCTGCGCGGCATGGTGACCCGGCGCCTGACCGGTGAGCAGATGACGGTGATGGAGGTGAAGGGGCACGGGACGTGCTGGTTCGCGGACCGCGCCTCCGAGATCAACCTCGTGAACCTCCAGGGCGACAAGCTCTACGTCGAGTCGAGCAACCTGCTCGCGACCGACGCGGGGCTGCGCACCGGCACCTCCTTCACGGGGCTGCGCGGCGCCTCCCAGGGCAACGGCCTGTTCACCACCACCGTCGAGGGGCACGGGCAGGCGGCGCTCATGTCCGACGGACCGGCCGTGGTGCTGCGGGTCAGCGCGCAGTACCCGCTGACCGTCGACCCGGGGGCCTATGTGGCCCACCAGGGGAATCTGCGGCAGTCCTTCCAGTCCGGTGTGACGTTCCGCACGCTCATGGGCGAGGGCGGTGGCGAGGCCTTCCAGATCCGGTTCGAGGGGGACGGCCTTGTGTACGTACAGCCGAGCGAGCGGAACACGATCGCGGGGGACGTGTGA
- a CDS encoding AIM24 family protein translates to MAFREINSKMVEATVMPGQKLFSQRGAMLAYKGEVSFTPNMAGGQGGIMSMIGRRVANEDTPLMAVEGSGTVLFGHGGHHVQVIHLTGDTLCVEADRLLAFEGTLHQGTMFLGSQGGVMGMVRGQVSGQGLFTTTLKGHGAVAVMAHGGVFEIPITPQRPVHVDPQAYVAHHGDVRNKLSTALGWRDMVGRGSGEAFQLELSGNGAVYVQASEEKL, encoded by the coding sequence ATGGCCTTCCGCGAGATCAACTCCAAGATGGTCGAGGCGACGGTCATGCCCGGCCAGAAGCTGTTCAGCCAGCGCGGCGCGATGCTCGCCTACAAGGGCGAGGTGTCCTTCACCCCCAACATGGCGGGCGGCCAGGGCGGGATCATGTCGATGATCGGGCGTCGGGTGGCGAACGAGGACACCCCGCTGATGGCCGTCGAGGGCAGCGGCACCGTGCTCTTCGGGCACGGCGGCCACCACGTCCAGGTGATCCATCTCACCGGCGACACCCTGTGCGTGGAGGCCGACCGCCTCCTCGCCTTCGAGGGCACCCTCCACCAGGGCACGATGTTCCTCGGCTCACAGGGCGGCGTCATGGGCATGGTGCGCGGCCAGGTCTCCGGGCAGGGACTGTTCACCACCACCCTCAAGGGGCACGGAGCGGTGGCGGTCATGGCGCACGGAGGCGTCTTCGAGATCCCGATCACCCCGCAGCGCCCGGTCCACGTCGACCCCCAGGCCTACGTCGCCCACCACGGCGACGTGCGCAACAAGCTGTCCACCGCGCTCGGCTGGCGCGACATGGTGGGCCGCGGCTCCGGCGAGGCGTTCCAGCTGGAGCTCAGCGGCAACGGTGCCGTCTACGTGCAGGCGTCGGAGGAGAAGCTGTGA
- a CDS encoding AIM24 family protein has protein sequence MSTYGTPGGPTVLDPASLPVDDNVNAYTFCVELKGSQWFLQKGKMIAYYGSIDFNGVGHGRLDRLVRTSFHSPLHASDWVVAEGSGKMLLADRAFDVNSYDLEDGNLTIRSGNLLAFQPTLALKQSIVPGFLTLIGTGKFVAASNGPVVFMEPPIRVDPQALVGWADCPSPCHHYDHGYMTGLMGGLRALTGLGGASGEEHQFEFVGAGTVLLQSSETLMAEQATGAVPPDAGVPGGGGSHTGPSQPAGVPRLPGQLGDLQRRFGL, from the coding sequence GTGAGCACCTACGGAACCCCCGGCGGCCCCACCGTCCTCGACCCGGCCTCGCTGCCCGTCGACGACAACGTCAACGCCTACACCTTCTGCGTGGAACTCAAGGGAAGCCAGTGGTTCCTGCAGAAGGGGAAGATGATCGCCTACTACGGCTCGATCGACTTCAACGGCGTCGGGCACGGCCGACTCGACCGACTTGTCCGTACGTCCTTTCATTCGCCACTGCACGCGAGCGACTGGGTCGTGGCGGAGGGCTCCGGGAAGATGCTGCTGGCCGACCGGGCCTTCGACGTGAATTCGTACGACCTCGAAGACGGCAACCTGACCATTCGCTCGGGCAACCTGCTCGCTTTTCAGCCAACTCTTGCACTCAAGCAATCGATCGTGCCGGGTTTTCTGACACTCATCGGAACCGGAAAGTTCGTGGCTGCATCTAACGGGCCGGTGGTGTTCATGGAACCCCCGATCCGGGTGGATCCTCAGGCGCTCGTCGGCTGGGCCGACTGCCCCTCGCCGTGCCACCACTACGACCACGGCTACATGACCGGCCTAATGGGCGGTCTACGTGCACTGACGGGCCTCGGCGGGGCCTCCGGGGAGGAGCATCAGTTCGAGTTCGTGGGGGCCGGCACCGTCCTGCTCCAGTCGTCCGAGACCCTCATGGCCGAGCAGGCCACGGGGGCGGTCCCGCCGGACGCCGGAGTGCCCGGTGGCGGGGGGTCGCACACAGGGCCTTCACAACCGGCCGGGGTACCGCGCCTTCCCGGACAGCTGGGGGACCTCCAGCGTCGCTTCGGGCTGTGA
- a CDS encoding MarR family winged helix-turn-helix transcriptional regulator: METETATRWLTDAEQCAWRTHLEVNRLLTYQLEKDLQPFGLTMNDYEILVNLSESDDVRMRMSDLASATLQSKSRLSHQITRMENANLVRRENCESDRRGLYAVLTDHGMETMQKVAPHHVASVRRHFIDLLSPDSLTELDKALKPIAEHLRGQRGRP; the protein is encoded by the coding sequence ATGGAGACCGAGACGGCCACTCGCTGGCTGACCGATGCGGAGCAGTGCGCCTGGCGCACCCACCTGGAGGTCAACAGGCTGTTGACGTACCAGCTCGAGAAGGACCTGCAGCCGTTCGGCCTGACAATGAACGACTACGAGATCCTGGTGAACCTCTCCGAGTCGGACGACGTACGGATGCGGATGAGCGACCTCGCCTCCGCCACCCTGCAGTCCAAGAGCCGGCTCTCCCACCAGATCACCAGGATGGAGAACGCGAACCTGGTCCGGCGTGAGAACTGCGAGTCCGACCGCCGCGGGCTCTACGCGGTCCTCACCGACCACGGCATGGAGACCATGCAGAAGGTCGCGCCGCACCACGTGGCGTCCGTCCGCCGGCACTTCATCGACCTGCTCTCCCCCGACTCCCTGACCGAGCTCGACAAGGCCCTCAAGCCGATCGCGGAGCACCTGCGCGGCCAGCGGGGACGTCCGTAA
- a CDS encoding sensor histidine kinase, protein MRRIFGSIRSRATLGATLVVAVALVAAGAAVLLSLRSNLMDQAGNEAQRTAQNVVAELAAGKPYDQLDLDDESPVQVVDADGTLVAASDELERISGTATDAVEPQPRSGGTGTGAGDDDDDADDDSGRGEAGEIGEGTEFSDGSATIDGESADYRFAAVPVEAGDRGRLTVYAGGSLDAEQSAVNTALTVMLIGFPLLLGVVAGVTWLVTRRALRPVEGIRGEMAAITASEDLARRVPVPGTHDEVARLALTTNETLAALQTSVERQRRFVADASHELRSPIASLRTQLEVGVAHPELLDLDGAVEDTVRLQGLAADLLLLARLDAGERPGDARFDLGALAREQAEGRAEVTVEARSAQVAGSRGQVGRVLTNLLDNAARHARSAVTLTVRREGEWVVAAVADDGDGVAEADRERIFERFVRLDEARSRDDGGAGLGLAIARDVAVRHGGTLTVGRAPAGGALFELRLPQAQ, encoded by the coding sequence ATGAGAAGGATCTTCGGCTCGATCCGGTCCCGGGCCACGCTCGGCGCCACCCTCGTCGTCGCCGTGGCCCTGGTCGCGGCGGGGGCGGCGGTGCTGCTGTCGCTGCGGTCCAACCTGATGGATCAGGCGGGCAACGAGGCGCAGCGCACCGCGCAGAACGTCGTCGCCGAGCTCGCCGCAGGGAAGCCCTACGACCAGTTGGACCTGGACGACGAGAGCCCGGTCCAGGTGGTCGACGCCGATGGCACGCTGGTCGCGGCAAGCGACGAACTGGAGCGGATCAGCGGGACGGCCACCGACGCCGTCGAGCCGCAGCCGCGGTCGGGCGGTACGGGCACGGGGGCCGGCGACGACGATGACGACGCCGACGACGACTCCGGCCGCGGCGAGGCCGGTGAGATCGGCGAGGGGACCGAGTTCAGCGACGGCTCGGCGACCATCGACGGCGAGAGCGCCGACTACCGCTTCGCCGCGGTCCCCGTGGAGGCCGGCGACCGAGGGCGGCTGACGGTGTACGCCGGTGGTTCGCTGGACGCCGAGCAGAGTGCCGTGAACACCGCGCTCACCGTCATGCTGATCGGCTTCCCGCTGCTGCTCGGCGTCGTCGCCGGCGTCACCTGGCTGGTCACCCGGCGCGCCCTGCGTCCGGTCGAGGGCATCCGCGGCGAGATGGCGGCGATCACCGCGTCCGAGGACCTGGCGCGCCGGGTTCCGGTGCCGGGCACCCACGACGAGGTCGCCCGCCTCGCGCTGACCACGAACGAGACCCTGGCCGCCCTGCAGACGTCGGTGGAGCGCCAGCGCCGCTTCGTCGCCGACGCCTCGCACGAACTGCGCAGCCCGATCGCCTCCCTGCGCACCCAGCTGGAGGTCGGCGTCGCGCACCCCGAGCTGCTCGACCTCGACGGCGCGGTGGAGGACACCGTACGGCTCCAGGGTCTGGCCGCCGACCTGCTGCTGCTCGCCCGTCTGGACGCGGGGGAGCGGCCCGGTGACGCGCGGTTCGACCTCGGTGCACTGGCCCGTGAGCAGGCCGAGGGGCGGGCGGAGGTGACGGTCGAGGCGCGGTCCGCGCAGGTGGCCGGGTCGCGGGGGCAGGTGGGGAGGGTGCTCACCAACCTGCTGGACAATGCCGCGCGGCACGCGCGCTCGGCGGTCACCCTGACCGTGCGCCGGGAAGGGGAGTGGGTCGTGGCGGCGGTCGCCGACGACGGGGACGGGGTGGCCGAGGCCGACCGGGAGCGGATCTTCGAGCGGTTCGTCCGGCTCGACGAGGCCCGCAGCCGTGACGACGGCGGGGCCGGGCTGGGGCTTGCCATCGCCCGTGACGTGGCCGTACGGCACGGGGGCACGCTCACCGTGGGCCGGGCGCCGGCGGGCGGAGCCCTGTTCGAACTCCGCCTGCCGCAGGCTCAGTAG
- a CDS encoding response regulator transcription factor has translation MRLLIVEDEKRLALSLAKGLTAEGYAVDVVHDGREGLYRASEGSYDLVILDIMLPGMNGYRVCAALRAAGHEVPILMLTAKDGEYDEAEGLDTGADDYLTKPFSYVVLVARVKALLRRGGQGAGASPVHVHGDLKVDTAARRVFLGEAEVTLTTKEFAVLEQLVTRAGEVVSKAGILEHVWDFAYEGDPNIVEVYISTLRRKLRPGLIRTVRGAGYRLEKER, from the coding sequence ATGCGCCTGTTGATCGTGGAGGACGAGAAGCGGCTGGCCCTGTCGCTCGCCAAGGGACTGACGGCCGAGGGGTACGCCGTGGACGTCGTCCACGACGGCCGCGAGGGGCTGTACCGCGCCTCCGAGGGGTCGTACGACCTCGTGATCCTCGACATCATGCTGCCCGGCATGAACGGCTACCGCGTCTGCGCCGCCCTGCGCGCCGCCGGCCACGAGGTGCCGATCCTGATGCTCACCGCCAAGGACGGCGAGTACGACGAGGCGGAGGGCCTGGACACCGGAGCCGACGACTACCTCACCAAGCCGTTCTCGTACGTCGTCCTCGTGGCGCGGGTGAAGGCGCTGCTGCGGCGCGGGGGACAGGGCGCCGGGGCCTCGCCCGTGCACGTCCACGGCGACCTGAAGGTCGACACCGCCGCCCGCCGGGTCTTCCTCGGCGAGGCCGAGGTGACCCTCACCACGAAGGAGTTCGCGGTCCTGGAACAGCTCGTGACGCGGGCCGGCGAGGTGGTCTCCAAGGCCGGGATCCTGGAGCACGTCTGGGACTTCGCGTACGAGGGCGACCCCAACATCGTCGAGGTGTACATCAGCACCCTGCGGCGCAAGCTGCGCCCCGGGCTGATCCGGACGGTGCGCGGCGCCGGCTACCGGCTGGAGAAGGAACGATGA